TGATTTTTTTATATATATGTTTCATATTTTAAATTTTTAAGATTAATAATTAATTCTATTTAACTTGTGATTAGTTTGTGGAAAGTGCTTCAGCAAATTCTTTGGAATTCACCTTAAGGCCGGTGTTGAATTCCAGAGTCCTGATGGGGAAAGGTATATTGATTCCTTCTTTGTCAAACGCTTTCTTTAAAGCCTTAATGACGGTGTTCTTAGCCCGTAATTTTTCGATGGCACTTTCGCTTGTGATGTAGAATCGGATGATGAAGTTAATGGAACTTCCTCCAAATTCTTCAAAGTAGAACTCTACGTCGTCCATGGATTTTACCTGATCGATAGCCTCTTTTACCGTTTTCTTGGTAAGATTCTCTACAAAATCAAGGTCAGATTCATATCCTACGCCACATCCGAGAACCACACGCATCTTATTGGTGAGTGTAAAGTTTTTTAACGGATTCTCCAGTATGGTTTTATTGGGTATGATGACTTTATTGTTATCCGCTTCCTTGATGATAAAGTTATTGAGGTTGATCTTTACCACCTCTCCGGCAAAGCCATTGGTTTCTATCCAGTCGCCGATGCGTATATTCTTTCTAAAAGATAATACCACCCCGGAAATAGTGTTAGACAATGCTCCCTGCAGAGCGAGACCAACAACCAGACCTGCTACCCCGGCTCCCGTTAATAAAGACATGAGCGCGTCATTGAGATCCAGGATGCTTAAGGCCAGAAACAAGCCAAAGAGCACTACTACTACGGTTGTTAGGTTGGAAATCAAGTTGGTAATCGACTTTTGAGGTACTCTTTTTGCTACCAGTTTAGATACTCCTTTACTGGTGTACCTGGCCAGGAAATATGCTGCCAGTAAAACCGCTACTGCCAATACTATATTGGGAAGGTTTTCTACAAAAGCAGAACCCCAGTCGGAAAGTTTATTTAGTAATATATCGAACGATGATTGTAAATCTTCTTTCATTATAATGTGTTTTTAAAGGTTAATATTCTCTTTCAGCTTTTACATGGGCTTAGATCATAGATGCCGTATTTAATTGGCCTTTTTTATCCTTATTCCATGCATTTAGCATCCAACTGGTCTTTTCCAGTTCCCGGACATAGGCGCCGATTAGATCTATCGTTCCTTCGTCATTTATGGAATTCGCTTTTTCAATCACTTTGCCCATTTGTTTCAGGAGGATACTGTGGGCTTTTAAAGTCTCGGCAATCATTTCCCGATCTTCCAATTTCCCTGTACTTTCCTCAATAGTGGCCGTTTTTAGATAGGCGCTAAGGTTGCTCATAGGATGGTATCGTAAGGTCAGGATCCTTTCGGCGATCTCATCGATCTTCACCCTGGCATCCGTATACATCGTTTCAAACTGCTCGTGCAGGTCGAAAAAATTCTGTCCTAATATGTTCCAATGAAAGTTTCTGAGTTTCTGGTAGTACAAGTGATATTCTGCCAATAATGTATTGAGTTCAATTACTACAGGCAATAGTTTTTCTTCTTTGATATTTA
This DNA window, taken from Muriicola soli, encodes the following:
- a CDS encoding mechanosensitive ion channel family protein → MKEDLQSSFDILLNKLSDWGSAFVENLPNIVLAVAVLLAAYFLARYTSKGVSKLVAKRVPQKSITNLISNLTTVVVVLFGLFLALSILDLNDALMSLLTGAGVAGLVVGLALQGALSNTISGVVLSFRKNIRIGDWIETNGFAGEVVKINLNNFIIKEADNNKVIIPNKTILENPLKNFTLTNKMRVVLGCGVGYESDLDFVENLTKKTVKEAIDQVKSMDDVEFYFEEFGGSSINFIIRFYITSESAIEKLRAKNTVIKALKKAFDKEGINIPFPIRTLEFNTGLKVNSKEFAEALSTN
- a CDS encoding Dps family protein, coding for MNYLNIKEEKLLPVVIELNTLLAEYHLYYQKLRNFHWNILGQNFFDLHEQFETMYTDARVKIDEIAERILTLRYHPMSNLSAYLKTATIEESTGKLEDREMIAETLKAHSILLKQMGKVIEKANSINDEGTIDLIGAYVRELEKTSWMLNAWNKDKKGQLNTASMI